The proteins below come from a single Crossiella sp. CA-258035 genomic window:
- a CDS encoding DMT family transporter: MEIRSRRVLALAATVAAGVGLAGQARLNGEFGARLGDGIGASLLTTAMGMVVLLALVPAFPAGRRGIRRLRTAVREGQLRWWHCLGGISGALIVGGQGITVTSLGVALFTVAIVAGTAGGSLAADRWGLGPGGVRPVTAARLGGAALCVLAVVIAGADRIGGASTLALVALPLLAGVTGAVQSAFNGRVAAAAGSPWPATMVNFVVATATLAVLLLAGFAVRGLPTGGFPAEPWFYLAGLIGIGVVAVATLAVGEIGVLVYGLASVAGQLLGAIALDLVTGPQPTVATWAGAGLTLVAVLLAARVNRSPAPDRSAPR, translated from the coding sequence GTGGAGATCAGATCGCGGCGGGTGCTGGCGCTGGCGGCGACCGTGGCCGCCGGGGTCGGGCTGGCCGGGCAGGCCCGGTTGAACGGGGAGTTCGGCGCGCGGCTCGGTGACGGGATCGGCGCCTCGCTGCTGACCACCGCCATGGGCATGGTCGTGCTGCTGGCGCTGGTGCCCGCGTTCCCGGCCGGACGGCGGGGCATCCGGCGGCTGCGGACGGCGGTGCGCGAAGGGCAGTTGCGCTGGTGGCACTGCCTCGGCGGGATCAGCGGCGCGCTGATCGTCGGCGGCCAGGGGATCACGGTGACCTCGCTGGGCGTCGCGCTGTTCACGGTGGCGATCGTGGCCGGCACCGCGGGCGGCAGCCTGGCCGCGGACCGGTGGGGGCTCGGGCCGGGCGGGGTGCGGCCGGTGACCGCGGCGCGGCTGGGCGGCGCGGCGCTGTGCGTGCTGGCGGTGGTGATCGCCGGGGCGGACCGGATCGGCGGCGCGAGCACCCTGGCGCTGGTGGCGTTGCCGCTGCTGGCGGGGGTGACGGGGGCGGTGCAGTCGGCGTTCAACGGCCGGGTGGCCGCGGCCGCGGGCTCGCCGTGGCCGGCCACCATGGTGAACTTCGTGGTGGCCACGGCGACCCTGGCGGTGCTGCTGCTGGCCGGGTTCGCCGTGCGCGGGCTGCCCACCGGCGGGTTCCCGGCCGAGCCGTGGTTCTACCTGGCCGGGCTGATCGGGATCGGCGTGGTGGCGGTGGCCACCCTGGCCGTCGGCGAGATCGGGGTGCTGGTCTACGGGCTGGCCAGCGTGGCGGGGCAGTTGCTCGGGGCGATCGCCCTGGACCTGGTGACCGGGCCGCAGCCCACGGTCGCGACCTGGGCCGGGGCCGGGCTGACGCTGGTCGCGGTGCTGCTGGCGGCGCGGGTCAACCGAAGTCCGGCGCCAGACCGGTCAGCTCCACGCTGA
- a CDS encoding RidA family protein produces the protein MTIEIIQPDGLDTPETYSHVVIATGSRLVFVAGQMSDDSRGDLVHPGDLAAQARQVFANLGRALAAAGARPDQVTKITIYVVGHRGEYLPVIERARAGLFGDHKPTDVLLGVETLAAPGYLIEVDAIAVI, from the coding sequence ATGACCATCGAGATCATCCAGCCAGACGGCCTGGACACCCCGGAGACGTACAGCCACGTCGTCATCGCGACGGGCAGTCGCCTGGTGTTCGTCGCCGGGCAGATGTCCGACGACTCCCGAGGCGACCTGGTTCATCCCGGGGATCTGGCCGCACAGGCCCGGCAGGTCTTCGCCAACCTCGGTCGCGCCCTCGCCGCCGCGGGCGCGCGGCCGGATCAGGTCACCAAGATCACGATCTACGTGGTCGGGCACCGCGGGGAGTACCTGCCCGTCATCGAGCGGGCCAGGGCCGGCCTCTTTGGCGACCACAAACCCACCGACGTCCTGCTCGGGGTGGAGACCCTCGCCGCTCCCGGTTACCTGATCGAAGTGGACGCGATAGCGGTCATCTAG
- a CDS encoding GntR family transcriptional regulator yields the protein MTVTNPIAGLGASIQRQSTTEQAVDAVRQAILSGRLLPGTPLRETALAAELGVSRSTVREAARTLEAEGLVRYQMNRGIVVADITGPDVADIYAARAAVELVAADALTAHRDPAVYAELADLVDDIERAFDRGDTAAVLEGDRLFHATLVAATASPRLQRFYGQLQQEQRLALALAEGASRELGRTADDHRRLLDALHGSPEEARAELTAHLDAGTAELQRLLDLLAQRRQPTHREEAEASHD from the coding sequence GTGACCGTGACGAACCCGATCGCGGGCCTGGGCGCGAGCATCCAGCGGCAGAGCACCACCGAGCAGGCCGTCGACGCCGTCCGGCAGGCCATCCTGTCCGGCCGGCTGCTGCCGGGCACGCCGCTGCGCGAGACCGCCCTCGCCGCCGAGCTGGGCGTGTCCCGCAGCACCGTGCGCGAGGCCGCCCGGACCCTGGAAGCCGAGGGCCTGGTCCGCTACCAGATGAACCGCGGCATCGTCGTCGCGGACATCACCGGGCCGGACGTCGCCGACATCTACGCCGCCCGCGCCGCCGTGGAGCTGGTCGCGGCCGACGCCCTCACCGCACACCGGGACCCGGCGGTCTACGCGGAGCTCGCCGACCTGGTCGACGACATCGAACGCGCCTTCGACCGCGGTGACACCGCCGCCGTGCTCGAGGGTGACCGGCTCTTCCACGCCACCCTGGTCGCGGCCACCGCCAGCCCCCGCCTCCAGCGCTTCTACGGACAGCTCCAGCAGGAGCAGCGCCTGGCCCTGGCGCTGGCCGAGGGCGCCAGCCGTGAGCTCGGCCGCACCGCGGACGACCACCGCAGGCTCCTGGACGCGCTGCACGGCAGTCCGGAAGAGGCCAGGGCAGAACTCACCGCGCACCTGGACGCGGGCACCGCCGAGCTGCAACGGCTGCTCGACCTGCTCGCCCAGCGCCGGCAACCCACTCATCGCGAAGAAGCAGAGGCATCGCATGACTGA
- a CDS encoding arginase family protein translates to MTDHSTGGAWDLIVTPWHLDEHIPAFPVPVGATEVIPPALPEGPVAARMNRLHQAAADVVAQAARPLVLSGDCPTARAAVAGIQRRHQDLAVVWLDAHGDFNTPAITASGYIGGMALAMLTGRTPGLFDDPLDLRPIPDTSVVLADARDLDPAEDDALTTSQVRRVPADPAAITAALGDLGPIPVYLHLDIDVVDGAQLPGARFPSGPGPSLNRIEECLAAICATADVVAAYLACAWLPEHVGDPATRDTIDRLTRALGAELTWREPAG, encoded by the coding sequence ATGACTGACCACAGCACCGGTGGCGCCTGGGACCTGATCGTCACGCCCTGGCACCTCGATGAGCACATCCCGGCCTTCCCCGTCCCGGTCGGCGCGACCGAGGTCATTCCCCCGGCACTTCCCGAAGGCCCCGTCGCCGCCCGGATGAACCGGCTGCACCAGGCGGCCGCCGACGTGGTGGCGCAGGCCGCCAGGCCCCTGGTCCTCTCCGGCGACTGCCCCACCGCCCGCGCGGCGGTGGCCGGGATCCAGCGCCGCCACCAGGACCTGGCCGTGGTGTGGCTCGACGCCCATGGCGACTTCAACACCCCAGCCATCACGGCCAGCGGCTATATCGGCGGCATGGCACTGGCCATGCTGACCGGCCGGACCCCCGGTCTCTTCGACGACCCCCTCGACCTGCGGCCCATCCCGGACACCAGCGTCGTCCTCGCCGACGCCCGCGACCTCGACCCCGCCGAAGACGACGCCCTCACCACCAGCCAGGTCCGCCGCGTCCCCGCCGACCCGGCCGCCATCACCGCCGCCCTCGGCGACCTCGGCCCCATCCCGGTCTACCTGCACCTCGACATCGACGTCGTCGACGGCGCGCAGTTGCCCGGCGCGCGCTTCCCCTCCGGCCCCGGACCCTCCCTCAACCGGATCGAGGAATGCCTGGCCGCGATCTGCGCCACCGCCGACGTGGTGGCCGCCTACCTCGCCTGCGCCTGGCTCCCCGAGCACGTCGGCGACCCCGCCACCCGGGACACGATCGACCGGCTCACCCGGGCACTCGGCGCGGAGCTGACCTGGCGCGAGCCGGCCGGATGA
- a CDS encoding dipeptidase, with translation MSLTETELRAAIAREMPGVRADLERLVRIPGIAFEGFDHAQVERSAEAVAGLLRGCGLDTRIVRAGGQPAVIGRRAAPPGAPTVLLYAHHDVQPAGDPALWTSDPFQPVERDGRLYGRGAADDKAGVLAHVAALRAFGDELPVGVVVFVEGEEESGSASLGDIIAAHLEEPRCEVIVIADSGNWAIGQPALTTSLRGMVDLSAEVRVLRSAVHSGMFGGAVPDALMVLARLLSTLHNEEGEVAVDGLTGRAGAGVDYPEDRFRQEAGLLDGVRLIGSGTITDRIWAKTAISILGIDAPRTSEAAYALQPTAKAKISARVGPGEDARSVYAAIRAHLEEHVPWGAHVEVTLESCGQPCVIDATGPVYTAARAAFTAAWDGTPPVDIGIGGSIPFIATFQELFPQAAILVTGVEDPQSAAHGPDESLHLGEFQRVCVAEALLLKYVAEALSS, from the coding sequence ATGAGCTTGACCGAGACCGAGCTGCGGGCCGCGATCGCGCGGGAGATGCCCGGGGTCCGCGCCGACCTGGAGCGGCTGGTCCGGATCCCCGGCATCGCCTTCGAGGGCTTCGACCACGCGCAGGTCGAGCGGTCGGCGGAGGCCGTGGCCGGGTTGCTGCGCGGCTGCGGCCTCGACACGCGGATCGTGCGGGCCGGCGGCCAGCCGGCGGTGATCGGCCGCCGGGCCGCCCCGCCCGGCGCGCCGACGGTCCTGCTCTACGCGCACCACGACGTGCAGCCGGCCGGCGACCCCGCGCTCTGGACCAGCGACCCGTTCCAGCCGGTCGAGCGGGACGGCAGGCTCTACGGCCGGGGCGCCGCCGATGACAAGGCCGGTGTGCTGGCGCACGTGGCCGCCCTGCGCGCGTTCGGCGATGAGCTGCCGGTCGGCGTGGTGGTCTTCGTCGAGGGGGAGGAGGAGTCCGGCTCCGCCTCGCTCGGCGACATCATCGCGGCGCACCTCGAGGAACCGCGCTGCGAGGTGATCGTGATCGCCGACTCCGGCAACTGGGCGATCGGGCAGCCCGCGCTGACCACCTCGCTGCGCGGCATGGTCGACCTGTCCGCCGAGGTCCGGGTGCTCAGGAGCGCGGTGCACAGCGGCATGTTCGGCGGCGCGGTGCCGGATGCGCTGATGGTGCTCGCCCGGCTGCTGTCGACGCTGCACAACGAGGAGGGCGAGGTCGCGGTCGATGGCCTGACCGGACGTGCGGGGGCTGGCGTCGACTACCCCGAGGACCGGTTCCGGCAGGAGGCGGGCCTCCTCGACGGGGTCCGGCTGATCGGCAGCGGCACGATCACCGACCGGATCTGGGCCAAGACGGCCATCTCGATCCTGGGCATCGACGCGCCCCGGACGTCCGAGGCGGCCTACGCCCTCCAGCCCACCGCGAAAGCCAAGATCAGCGCACGGGTGGGGCCGGGCGAGGATGCCAGGTCGGTGTATGCGGCGATCCGCGCCCACCTGGAGGAACACGTGCCGTGGGGGGCACACGTCGAGGTCACGCTGGAGTCCTGCGGTCAGCCCTGCGTGATCGACGCGACCGGCCCGGTGTACACCGCCGCCCGGGCCGCCTTCACCGCCGCCTGGGACGGCACCCCGCCGGTCGACATCGGTATCGGCGGCTCGATCCCGTTCATCGCCACCTTCCAGGAACTGTTCCCACAGGCGGCAATACTCGTCACCGGTGTCGAAGATCCGCAGTCCGCGGCACACGGCCCAGACGAAAGCCTCCATCTGGGCGAGTTCCAGCGGGTGTGCGTAGCCGAGGCCCTGCTGCTCAAGTACGTTGCCGAGGCGCTGAGCAGCTAG
- a CDS encoding NACHT domain-containing protein — MLDLGKIIAEKAVTAWLRRHRARRQRSATLAELAAEELASPIQRNKLERLLGNVGGQVAERLELVLETRFRSLPEHEVAAALAGAGDALAEVELSDELVFATDADGDKLAAHVRSVCPPPAGLAEPAGQLYDIALDQSCRYLAQVIQHLPALPPRALAETLSRLTAQTAQLDELLARVPRSTLHAPRGTGHDAEFTAAYLRHIESTLDSVTLLGLAAHEQPKLALSTAYLSLSVASVLDRHSRATRRRPDRHWFAETGDSGTSSGRVEAALGGADRAFVRGEAGSGKTTLLHWLAVTAARSAFTEQLADWNSCVPFVIRLRGHATGELPRPEQFLQDAWPARSAEMPELWTHRRLDEGSALLLVDGVDEVPPNRRPQVHAWLSELAREFPKARMVVTARPAAAEAKWLAAEGFTAVTLEPMNREDITRFVARWHEAAQRAHSLPGDPAELPGAQRRLLNQLASRPHLRVLAANPLLCAMLCALNLDQVSELPRNRMELYRRALEMLLETRDLKRGIAGLLDVSRKRVLLRDMAWRLTEANRIELDRARAEEHVARKLLAMPNVTDPAGEILDHLLERSGVLREPVPGKVDFVHRTFQEYLAASEATEQGRIEKLVSQAHLDVWWETIVMACGHAKRTQADTLLTEILDRADTEPRRARHLRLLAAACLETVEELDPAVRARVDTLIETHLVPPRSVREAGSLAAIGHRVLRYFPSTVDDLSEASAAATVRAAAFTENEDGLRLLRGYAADPRPRVQEELAAAWRYFEPARYAEEVLAGAPLRDGHIRVRDEHLLPYVDRLTNLRSLDPSCGPAAGRPWTSSRACRVSPRSGSTCRPRPSS; from the coding sequence GTGCTCGACCTCGGCAAGATCATCGCTGAGAAGGCGGTGACCGCCTGGCTGCGCCGCCACCGGGCCCGCAGGCAGCGCAGCGCCACCCTCGCCGAGCTGGCCGCCGAGGAACTGGCCAGTCCCATCCAGCGCAACAAGCTGGAGCGGCTGCTCGGCAACGTCGGCGGCCAGGTCGCCGAACGCCTGGAACTGGTGCTGGAGACCCGGTTCAGGTCCCTGCCGGAGCACGAGGTCGCCGCCGCCCTCGCCGGTGCGGGCGACGCGCTGGCCGAGGTCGAGCTGAGCGACGAGCTGGTCTTCGCCACCGACGCCGACGGCGACAAGCTCGCCGCGCACGTCCGCTCGGTCTGCCCGCCACCGGCCGGCCTGGCCGAACCCGCGGGCCAGCTCTACGACATCGCGCTGGACCAGTCCTGCCGCTACCTGGCCCAGGTCATCCAGCACCTGCCCGCGCTGCCGCCGCGCGCGCTGGCCGAGACGCTGTCCCGGCTCACCGCGCAGACCGCCCAGCTGGACGAGCTGCTGGCCAGGGTGCCGCGCTCCACCCTGCACGCCCCGCGCGGCACCGGCCACGACGCCGAGTTCACCGCCGCCTACCTCCGGCACATCGAGTCCACATTGGACAGTGTGACGCTGCTCGGCCTGGCCGCCCACGAACAGCCGAAGCTGGCGCTGAGCACGGCCTACCTGAGCCTGAGCGTGGCCAGCGTGCTGGACCGGCACAGCCGAGCCACCCGCCGCCGCCCCGACCGGCACTGGTTCGCCGAGACCGGGGACAGCGGCACCAGCAGCGGCCGGGTGGAGGCCGCGCTCGGTGGCGCGGACCGCGCGTTCGTGCGCGGCGAGGCGGGTTCGGGCAAGACCACGCTGCTGCACTGGCTCGCGGTCACCGCGGCCCGCTCCGCCTTCACCGAGCAGCTCGCGGACTGGAACTCCTGCGTGCCCTTCGTGATCCGCCTGCGCGGCCACGCCACCGGCGAGCTGCCGCGCCCCGAGCAGTTCCTCCAGGACGCCTGGCCGGCGCGCTCGGCGGAGATGCCCGAGCTGTGGACGCACCGCCGCCTGGACGAGGGCAGCGCGCTGCTGCTGGTCGACGGGGTGGACGAGGTGCCGCCGAACCGCCGCCCGCAGGTGCACGCCTGGCTGTCCGAGCTGGCCCGCGAGTTCCCCAAGGCCCGCATGGTGGTCACCGCCCGCCCCGCCGCGGCCGAGGCGAAGTGGCTGGCCGCCGAGGGTTTCACCGCGGTCACCCTGGAACCGATGAACCGGGAGGACATCACCCGGTTCGTGGCCCGCTGGCACGAGGCCGCCCAGCGCGCGCACAGCCTGCCCGGCGACCCGGCCGAACTGCCCGGTGCCCAGCGCCGCCTGCTCAACCAGCTCGCCAGCCGCCCGCACCTGCGGGTGCTGGCCGCGAACCCGTTGCTGTGCGCCATGTTGTGCGCGCTGAACCTGGACCAGGTCAGCGAACTGCCGCGGAACCGGATGGAGCTCTACCGCCGCGCGCTGGAGATGCTGCTGGAGACCAGGGACCTCAAACGCGGCATCGCGGGTCTGCTGGACGTCAGCCGCAAGCGGGTCCTGTTGCGGGACATGGCCTGGCGGCTCACCGAGGCCAACCGGATCGAGCTGGACCGGGCCCGCGCCGAGGAGCACGTGGCCCGCAAGCTGCTGGCCATGCCCAACGTCACCGACCCGGCGGGAGAGATCCTGGACCACCTGCTGGAGCGCAGCGGGGTGCTGCGCGAACCGGTGCCCGGCAAGGTCGACTTCGTGCACCGCACCTTCCAGGAGTACCTGGCCGCCAGCGAGGCCACCGAGCAGGGCCGGATCGAGAAGCTGGTCTCCCAGGCGCACCTGGACGTCTGGTGGGAGACCATCGTGATGGCCTGCGGCCACGCCAAACGCACCCAGGCCGACACCCTGCTCACCGAGATCCTGGACCGCGCCGACACCGAACCCCGCCGCGCCCGCCACCTCCGCCTGCTCGCCGCGGCCTGCCTGGAAACGGTGGAGGAGCTGGATCCCGCGGTCCGCGCGCGGGTGGACACGCTGATCGAGACGCACCTGGTGCCGCCGCGCAGCGTCCGCGAGGCTGGTTCGCTGGCCGCGATCGGGCACCGGGTGCTGCGCTACTTCCCGTCTACTGTGGACGATCTGTCCGAGGCCTCGGCGGCGGCCACCGTGCGGGCGGCGGCGTTCACCGAGAACGAGGACGGGCTGCGGCTGCTGCGCGGGTACGCGGCCGACCCGCGGCCCAGGGTGCAGGAGGAGCTGGCCGCGGCCTGGCGCTACTTCGAGCCCGCGCGGTATGCGGAGGAGGTGCTGGCCGGGGCTCCGTTGCGGGACGGGCACATCCGGGTCCGTGACGAACACCTGCTGCCCTACGTGGACCGGCTGACCAACCTGCGCAGCCTGGACCCGTCCTGTGGGCCGGCCGCCGGGCGTCCCTGGACGTCATCGCGGGCCTGCCGTGTCTCACCGCGGTCAGGCTCAACCTGCCGGCCGAGGCCGTCGAGCTGA
- a CDS encoding NAD(P)H-dependent oxidoreductase has protein sequence MRSFLFLLGSTRQGGNTETLARNAAENLPTNVEQQWLNLAALPLPEYVDRRHAPGNRLHPAPIGTERQLLDATLAATDIVIASPTYWYSVSTPTKRYLDYWSDWFDIEELGFKGRMAGKRLWVITALSEEPHQADALIDQLKRSAAYLKMEFAGALTGNGSKPDDVLADTEAMNNAKVFFASV, from the coding sequence ATGCGCTCGTTCCTGTTCCTGCTCGGCAGCACGCGCCAAGGTGGTAACACAGAGACATTGGCACGTAACGCAGCGGAAAATCTCCCTACGAACGTCGAGCAACAGTGGCTCAACCTGGCCGCGCTGCCCCTTCCGGAGTACGTGGACCGCCGCCATGCGCCCGGCAATCGTCTGCATCCCGCCCCGATCGGCACCGAACGCCAGCTGCTGGACGCGACTTTGGCCGCCACCGACATCGTGATCGCCTCGCCCACCTACTGGTACTCGGTGTCCACCCCGACCAAGCGCTACCTCGACTACTGGAGCGACTGGTTCGACATCGAGGAGCTCGGTTTCAAGGGCCGGATGGCTGGCAAACGGCTCTGGGTGATCACCGCGCTGAGCGAGGAGCCGCACCAGGCGGACGCGCTGATCGACCAGCTGAAGCGGTCGGCGGCGTACTTGAAGATGGAGTTCGCGGGGGCGCTGACCGGGAACGGGAGCAAGCCGGACGACGTGCTGGCCGACACCGAGGCGATGAACAACGCGAAGGTCTTCTTCGCCTCGGTGTGA
- a CDS encoding MarR family transcriptional regulator has product MTARDAVDEPAWRRVITLHGRIEQELAKALQRRFGLGLTEYRALSRLAEVDGCSLRMQVLADAIGLNQSSVSRLVARLEEAGLTVRDPCENDRRGVYSMLTPEGRQRQALAEPVYRETLSAALDKAANDPDLADAVAALRAAN; this is encoded by the coding sequence GTGACCGCGCGGGACGCGGTGGACGAACCGGCCTGGCGCAGGGTGATCACCCTGCACGGGCGGATCGAGCAGGAGCTGGCCAAGGCCCTGCAACGGCGGTTCGGGCTCGGGCTGACCGAGTACCGGGCGCTGAGCAGGCTGGCCGAGGTGGACGGGTGCAGCCTGCGCATGCAGGTGCTCGCCGACGCCATCGGACTCAACCAGAGTTCGGTGTCCCGGCTGGTGGCGCGGCTGGAGGAGGCCGGGCTGACCGTGCGCGACCCCTGCGAGAACGACCGCAGGGGCGTGTACTCGATGCTCACCCCCGAGGGCAGGCAGCGGCAGGCCCTGGCCGAACCGGTCTACCGGGAGACGCTCAGCGCCGCGCTGGACAAGGCTGCCAACGATCCCGACCTGGCCGACGCGGTGGCCGCGCTGCGGGCGGCGAACTGA
- a CDS encoding NTP transferase domain-containing protein translates to MRLTAVVLAGGRASRMRGVDKPGLLLGGRSLLDHALAAVAAAERVVVVGPQRTVSRPVSWTREVPVGSGPLAALGAGLASLSEVDGLVAVLAADQPGVTAATVSRLCSALSDVDGVDGAVLVADGRQQWLTGVWRLAALRAAMPAELADAPLRAVFGGLDVVEVPAVVREGRDVDTPEDLAAWRAGHSG, encoded by the coding sequence GTGCGCTTGACGGCCGTGGTGCTCGCCGGGGGAAGGGCGAGCCGGATGCGCGGCGTGGACAAACCGGGGCTGCTGCTCGGCGGGCGCAGCCTGCTCGACCATGCGCTGGCCGCCGTCGCGGCGGCGGAGCGGGTGGTCGTGGTCGGTCCACAACGGACGGTCAGCCGTCCGGTGTCCTGGACACGTGAGGTACCAGTCGGATCGGGGCCGCTCGCGGCACTGGGGGCCGGACTGGCATCACTGTCCGAAGTAGACGGTCTGGTGGCGGTGCTGGCCGCCGACCAGCCGGGTGTCACCGCCGCCACGGTGTCTCGCCTGTGCTCTGCACTGTCCGATGTGGACGGTGTGGACGGCGCGGTGCTGGTGGCCGACGGGCGGCAGCAGTGGCTCACCGGGGTGTGGCGGCTGGCCGCGTTGCGCGCGGCGATGCCTGCCGAGCTGGCCGACGCGCCGCTGCGCGCGGTGTTCGGTGGTCTTGACGTCGTCGAGGTGCCCGCGGTGGTGCGGGAGGGGCGCGACGTGGACACGCCCGAGGACCTGGCCGCCTGGCGGGCGGGTCATTCCGGCTGA
- a CDS encoding TetR family transcriptional regulator — protein sequence MPPQNEQRKKHLADAAIDVLAREGGHGLTHRTVDKEAGVPTGTTSNYFRTRDALWSAVAHRVAERHWEIISTIEGFPEKMATPIEASEAISLMLTGLEEEGRIFNLAMLELNLEAIRRPGLRPTLHELNELVTKQMGINHRLQSLPDDRETLDMIGIFLRGLQLSMLMPWSLGQAYDPSKLIERAYGAMLASAPPPQPE from the coding sequence GTGCCACCCCAGAACGAGCAGCGCAAGAAGCACCTCGCGGACGCCGCGATCGACGTGCTGGCCCGCGAGGGCGGCCATGGCCTGACCCACCGGACGGTGGACAAGGAGGCCGGGGTGCCCACCGGCACGACCTCGAACTACTTCCGCACCAGGGACGCGCTGTGGTCGGCGGTGGCGCACCGGGTGGCCGAGCGGCACTGGGAGATCATCAGCACCATCGAGGGCTTCCCGGAGAAGATGGCCACGCCGATCGAGGCCTCCGAGGCGATCAGCCTGATGCTGACCGGACTGGAGGAGGAGGGCCGGATCTTCAACCTGGCCATGCTGGAGCTGAACCTGGAGGCGATCCGGCGACCGGGCCTGCGGCCGACTCTGCACGAGCTCAACGAGCTGGTCACCAAACAGATGGGGATCAACCACCGGCTCCAGTCGTTGCCGGATGACCGGGAGACCCTGGACATGATCGGGATCTTCCTGCGCGGCTTGCAGCTGAGCATGCTGATGCCCTGGAGCCTGGGCCAGGCCTACGATCCCTCGAAGCTGATCGAGCGCGCCTACGGGGCCATGCTGGCCAGCGCGCCACCGCCTCAGCCGGAATGA
- a CDS encoding cytochrome P450 — MSTKQDQTEHIAEALAALGPAVAEITEPQPPKLLWELGGRQHWAVSRHADAVAVLAAPQTTVRIHQPETSAEAPAGEIGEALMAIGALIGGSMLHLDPPEHTRQRKLVVRAFSARRVDALRPRIEQITAELLDRLAGRTEPVELVEEFAFQLPITVICELLGTPVQDRALFRDWSHAMTALFADLAQAPVHIPKLLEMGEYLRELMVRKRGDATAADLLGDLAAVEVDGQALTDAEMVAMAALLIFAGHETTTHLISLGMRALLTHPDQLQLLRERPELLNPAMDELLRFDGPINPGLNRALTEDLRLGETVIPAGSAVFIAVPVANRDPELFAEPNRLDVTRDAGKHLGFGHGIHFCLGARLARLEGEVAIGTLIRRFPEIRLAVPAEELKLRVSGMRALAGLPVYLN; from the coding sequence ATGTCGACCAAGCAGGACCAGACCGAGCACATCGCGGAGGCCCTCGCGGCCCTGGGGCCGGCGGTCGCGGAGATCACCGAGCCGCAGCCGCCCAAGCTGCTCTGGGAGCTCGGCGGCCGGCAGCACTGGGCGGTCAGCAGGCACGCCGACGCGGTCGCGGTGCTGGCCGCGCCGCAGACCACGGTGCGCATTCACCAGCCGGAGACCTCGGCGGAGGCGCCGGCGGGGGAGATCGGCGAGGCGCTGATGGCCATCGGCGCGTTGATCGGCGGCTCGATGCTGCACCTGGACCCGCCGGAGCACACCCGGCAGCGCAAGCTCGTGGTGCGCGCCTTCAGCGCCCGCCGGGTGGACGCGCTGCGGCCGCGGATCGAGCAGATCACCGCCGAGCTGCTGGACCGGCTGGCCGGGCGCACCGAACCGGTCGAGCTGGTCGAGGAGTTCGCCTTCCAACTGCCCATCACGGTGATCTGCGAGCTGCTCGGCACGCCGGTGCAGGACCGCGCGCTGTTCCGGGACTGGTCGCACGCGATGACCGCGCTGTTCGCCGACCTGGCCCAGGCGCCGGTGCACATCCCGAAGCTGCTGGAGATGGGGGAGTACCTGCGCGAGTTGATGGTCCGCAAGCGCGGCGACGCGACGGCGGCGGACCTGCTCGGCGACCTGGCCGCGGTGGAGGTCGACGGCCAGGCGCTCACCGACGCGGAGATGGTCGCGATGGCCGCGCTGCTGATCTTCGCCGGGCACGAGACCACCACCCACCTCATCTCCCTCGGCATGCGCGCCCTGCTCACCCACCCCGACCAGCTCCAGCTGCTGCGCGAGCGGCCCGAGCTGCTCAACCCGGCCATGGACGAGCTGCTGCGCTTCGACGGCCCGATCAACCCCGGCCTCAACCGGGCGCTCACCGAGGACCTGCGGCTGGGTGAGACGGTGATCCCGGCGGGCAGCGCGGTGTTCATCGCGGTGCCGGTGGCCAACCGGGACCCCGAACTGTTCGCCGAGCCGAACCGGCTGGACGTCACCAGGGACGCGGGCAAGCACCTCGGCTTCGGCCACGGCATCCACTTCTGCCTCGGCGCGCGGCTGGCCAGGCTGGAGGGCGAGGTGGCCATCGGCACCTTGATCCGGCGGTTCCCGGAGATCAGGCTCGCGGTCCCTGCGGAGGAGCTCAAGCTGCGGGTCAGCGGCATGCGCGCCCTGGCCGGGCTGCCCGTGTACCTGAACTGA